In Ancalomicrobiaceae bacterium S20, the following proteins share a genomic window:
- a CDS encoding TCR/Tet family MFS transporter, producing MSRDASRRGLIFVVVTVLLDVIGIGIVIPVLPKLIVSLTGEGVDRAAIDGGWLIFTYAAMQFLFAPVIGNLSDRFGRRPVLLVSVATFGLDNLVCALAPTLPWLFVGRALSGLSGGSYTSAAAFIADVSTPETRARNFGFMGMAFGVGFVLGPVIGGLAGEFGPRVPFFVAAGVSVLNLLFGFFFLKESLPAEKRRSFSLARANPLGALREMRKYPALWPLAAVVVLYQIGHDANPSVWSYAGKLRFGWSEADIGLSLAAVGIAMSIVMGGLIGPIVKRFGERRAALIGLSLAAVGFTGYAFAPAGWVMFVFIPVFAFIGLIDPSLRAIAVGQVAEDAQGELQGAIASLKGLTMVGSPILMTQVFGFFTGPHAPVYFPGAPFLVAACLMLIGIVILKSYGRAR from the coding sequence ATGAGCCGAGACGCGTCCCGCCGGGGCCTCATCTTCGTCGTCGTCACCGTCCTGCTCGATGTGATCGGCATCGGCATCGTCATTCCGGTTCTGCCGAAGCTGATCGTGTCACTGACCGGCGAAGGGGTCGATCGCGCGGCGATCGACGGCGGCTGGCTGATCTTCACCTACGCGGCGATGCAGTTCCTGTTCGCGCCGGTGATCGGCAACCTTTCCGACCGGTTCGGCCGGCGGCCGGTGCTGCTCGTCTCGGTCGCGACCTTCGGGCTCGACAATCTGGTCTGCGCGCTGGCGCCGACGCTGCCCTGGCTGTTCGTCGGCCGGGCTCTGTCGGGTCTGTCGGGCGGCAGCTATACGAGCGCGGCCGCCTTCATCGCCGACGTGTCGACGCCGGAGACGCGGGCGCGCAACTTCGGCTTCATGGGCATGGCCTTCGGTGTCGGCTTCGTGCTCGGGCCGGTGATCGGCGGGCTCGCCGGCGAGTTCGGGCCGCGGGTGCCGTTCTTCGTCGCCGCCGGCGTCAGCGTGCTCAATCTCCTGTTCGGCTTCTTCTTCCTGAAGGAGAGTCTGCCGGCCGAGAAGCGCCGGTCGTTCTCGCTCGCCCGCGCCAACCCGCTCGGCGCCTTGCGGGAGATGCGCAAATACCCGGCGCTTTGGCCGCTGGCTGCCGTCGTGGTGCTCTACCAGATCGGCCACGACGCCAATCCGTCGGTCTGGTCCTATGCGGGCAAGCTCAGGTTCGGCTGGAGCGAGGCTGATATCGGCCTGTCGCTCGCCGCGGTCGGCATCGCCATGTCGATCGTGATGGGCGGGCTGATCGGGCCAATCGTGAAGCGCTTCGGCGAGCGCCGCGCGGCGCTGATCGGCCTGTCGCTCGCGGCGGTCGGTTTCACGGGCTATGCCTTCGCGCCGGCCGGCTGGGTCATGTTCGTTTTCATTCCGGTCTTCGCCTTCATCGGGCTGATCGATCCGTCCTTGCGGGCGATCGCGGTCGGACAGGTCGCGGAAGACGCGCAGGGCGAGTTGCAGGGGGCGATCGCCAGCCTGAAGGGCCTGACCATGGTCGGCTCGCCGATCCTGATGACGCAGGTGTTCGGTTTCTTCACCGGGCCGCACGCCCCGGTCTATTTCCCTGGTGCGCCGTTCCTGGTCGCCGCCTGCCTGATGCTGATCGGTATCGTCATTCTGAAAAGCTACGGCCGGGCACGCTGA
- the carA gene encoding glutamine-hydrolyzing carbamoyl-phosphate synthase small subunit, with translation MTDTTLNADAWAEPKPTALLVLADGTVIPGHGLGATGQAVGEVCFNTAITGYQEILTDPSYAGQIITFTFPHVGNVGVNDEDIETVSMAAASGVRGCVLKASITDPSNWRAARDLDQWLKARGIIGLSGIDTRALTALIREKGMPNAVIAHAPDGNFDLEALKREAAAWPGLVGMDLVPMVTSGQSFTWDETPWELGEGYGRQTEPQHHVVALDYGVKRNILRLLADAGCKVTVLPATATAEEVFALKPDGVFLSNGPGDPAATGVYAVPTIKAVVESGLPTFGICLGHQMLGLALGAETVKMHQGHHGANHPVKDYTTGKVEITSMNHGFAVDRATLPANVKETHVSLFDGSNCGIALEDKPVFSVQYHPEASPGPRDSHYLFTRFVNLIREKKGEAKLPERV, from the coding sequence ATGACCGACACGACGCTGAACGCCGACGCCTGGGCCGAACCGAAACCCACGGCCCTCCTCGTGCTCGCCGACGGCACGGTCATCCCCGGCCACGGCCTCGGCGCAACCGGCCAGGCTGTCGGCGAGGTCTGCTTCAACACCGCGATCACCGGCTATCAGGAGATCCTGACCGATCCCTCCTACGCCGGCCAGATCATCACCTTCACCTTCCCGCATGTCGGCAATGTCGGCGTCAACGACGAGGACATCGAGACCGTCTCGATGGCCGCCGCGTCGGGCGTGCGCGGCTGCGTGCTCAAGGCCTCGATCACCGATCCGTCGAACTGGCGCGCCGCCCGCGACCTCGACCAGTGGCTGAAGGCGCGCGGCATCATCGGTCTTTCCGGCATCGACACGCGCGCGCTGACCGCGCTGATCCGCGAGAAGGGCATGCCCAATGCGGTGATCGCGCATGCGCCCGACGGCAATTTCGACCTCGAGGCGCTGAAGCGCGAGGCCGCGGCCTGGCCGGGCCTGGTCGGCATGGATCTCGTGCCGATGGTGACGAGCGGACAGAGCTTCACCTGGGACGAGACGCCCTGGGAACTCGGCGAGGGCTACGGCCGCCAGACCGAGCCGCAGCATCATGTGGTCGCGCTCGACTACGGCGTAAAGCGCAACATCCTGCGCCTGCTCGCCGATGCCGGCTGCAAGGTCACCGTTCTGCCCGCGACCGCGACCGCCGAAGAGGTCTTCGCCCTGAAGCCGGACGGCGTGTTCCTGTCGAACGGCCCGGGCGACCCGGCCGCGACCGGCGTCTACGCGGTGCCGACCATCAAGGCGGTGGTCGAATCGGGCCTGCCGACCTTCGGCATCTGCCTCGGCCACCAGATGCTCGGCCTCGCGCTCGGCGCCGAGACCGTCAAGATGCACCAGGGCCATCACGGCGCGAACCACCCGGTCAAGGACTACACGACCGGCAAGGTCGAAATCACCTCGATGAACCACGGCTTCGCGGTCGACCGCGCGACGCTCCCGGCCAATGTCAAGGAGACGCATGTCTCGCTGTTCGACGGCTCGAACTGCGGCATCGCGCTCGAGGACAAGCCGGTGTTCTCGGTGCAGTACCATCCGGAGGCCTCGCCCGGCCCGCGCGACAGCCATTACCTGTTCACCCGCTTCGTGAACCTGATCCGGGAGAAGAAGGGCGAGGCGAAGCTGCCCGAGCGCGTCTGA
- a CDS encoding GatB/YqeY domain-containing protein, translating into MRDQLSDALKTAMKSGDKKRVSTIRMITSTIKDKDIAARDTGKPLGDAEIVEVLAKMVKSREDAAKQFEDGGRPELAAGEREEIAIIREFLPAQMDEADAEAAVKAVVAEIGATSVKDMGRVMAALKERYAGRMDFGRISGVVKAALG; encoded by the coding sequence ATGCGCGACCAATTGAGCGACGCCCTGAAGACCGCGATGAAATCCGGCGACAAGAAGCGCGTGTCGACGATCCGGATGATCACCTCGACCATCAAGGACAAGGACATCGCGGCGCGCGACACCGGCAAGCCGCTCGGCGATGCCGAGATCGTCGAGGTGCTCGCCAAGATGGTGAAGTCGCGCGAGGATGCCGCCAAGCAGTTCGAGGATGGCGGCCGGCCGGAACTCGCGGCCGGCGAGCGCGAGGAGATCGCGATCATCCGCGAATTCCTGCCGGCGCAGATGGACGAGGCGGACGCCGAGGCGGCGGTCAAGGCAGTGGTCGCCGAGATCGGCGCGACCTCGGTCAAGGACATGGGCCGCGTCATGGCCGCGCTCAAGGAGCGCTACGCCGGCCGCATGGATTTCGGCCGGATCAGCGGCGTGGTGAAGGCCGCGCTCGGCTGA